A single region of the Mycobacterium lentiflavum genome encodes:
- a CDS encoding aldehyde dehydrogenase family protein — protein sequence MREYLNFYIDGKWVEPLQPNAFDVENPATEQVSGKISLGSAADVDVAVKAARHAFASWSQSSREQRLDLLQAILAEYQKRSGDLAEAVTEEIGAPASLAAGPQVFLGIGHLNTAIEALKNFAFEEHKGASLITKEPIGVCGLITPWNWPINQVAVKVYPALATGCTVVLKPSEVAPYSPYIFAEILDAAGVPPGVFNLINGDGAGVGVALASHPDIDMVSFTGSTRAGIEVAKLAASTVKRVTQELGGKSPNIVLDDSGFADAVRAGVSNMMPNSGQSCNAPTRMLVPNSRMAEAISIAREAAEQVTVGHPDAGTTIGPVASKTQFDKVQRLIQQGVDEGATVVVGGPGRPDGLDKGYYVKPTVFAHVTNDMTIAREEIFGPVLCILGYDDLDQAVEIANDTDYGLAGFVSGADLDKAREVARKIRAGWVTINHAFDMNAPFGGYKRSGNGREWSEFGFHEYLEVKSTLGYAPDRA from the coding sequence ATGCGCGAATACCTGAACTTCTACATCGACGGCAAGTGGGTTGAGCCATTGCAGCCCAATGCTTTCGACGTGGAAAACCCGGCAACCGAGCAAGTGTCCGGCAAGATCTCGCTGGGCTCGGCGGCCGACGTCGACGTGGCGGTCAAGGCCGCGCGGCACGCCTTCGCCAGCTGGTCACAAAGCAGCCGCGAACAGCGGCTGGACCTGTTGCAGGCGATCCTTGCCGAATACCAGAAGCGCTCGGGCGACCTCGCCGAGGCGGTCACCGAGGAAATCGGCGCGCCGGCGTCGCTGGCCGCGGGGCCGCAGGTCTTTCTCGGCATCGGTCACCTGAACACGGCTATCGAGGCCTTGAAGAACTTCGCGTTCGAGGAACACAAAGGGGCGAGCCTGATCACGAAGGAGCCGATCGGTGTCTGCGGACTGATCACGCCGTGGAACTGGCCGATCAACCAGGTCGCGGTCAAGGTGTACCCGGCGTTGGCGACTGGCTGCACCGTCGTCTTGAAACCGTCTGAGGTAGCACCGTATTCGCCGTACATCTTCGCCGAAATCCTTGACGCCGCGGGTGTGCCGCCCGGAGTGTTCAACCTGATCAACGGCGACGGTGCGGGCGTGGGCGTCGCCCTGGCCAGCCATCCCGACATCGACATGGTGTCGTTCACCGGATCCACCCGCGCCGGTATCGAGGTGGCCAAGCTTGCCGCCTCGACCGTAAAGCGAGTGACCCAAGAGCTCGGTGGCAAGAGCCCCAACATCGTGCTCGACGACAGCGGCTTCGCCGACGCTGTTCGCGCCGGGGTGTCCAACATGATGCCGAACTCCGGGCAGAGCTGTAACGCACCGACGCGCATGCTGGTGCCGAACTCGCGGATGGCCGAGGCGATCTCCATCGCGCGGGAGGCCGCCGAACAGGTCACGGTGGGGCACCCCGACGCAGGGACGACGATCGGGCCGGTGGCGTCGAAGACGCAGTTCGACAAGGTCCAACGGCTGATCCAGCAGGGCGTCGACGAAGGCGCGACCGTTGTGGTGGGAGGCCCGGGCCGGCCCGACGGGCTGGATAAGGGCTACTACGTCAAGCCGACGGTCTTCGCGCACGTCACCAACGACATGACGATCGCGCGCGAGGAGATCTTCGGGCCGGTGCTGTGCATCCTCGGCTACGACGACCTCGACCAGGCCGTCGAGATCGCCAACGACACCGACTACGGCCTGGCCGGGTTCGTCTCCGGAGCCGACCTCGACAAGGCACGTGAGGTCGCTCGCAAGATTCGCGCCGGCTGGGTGACGATCAACCATGCCTTCGACATGAACGCGCCCTTCGGCGGCTACAAGCGCAGCGGCAACGGTCGTGAGTGGAGCGAGTTCGGCTTCCACGAGTATCTGGAAGTCAAGAGCACCCTGGGTTACGCCCCGGACAGGGCCTGA